Proteins encoded by one window of Thermobaculum terrenum ATCC BAA-798:
- the secF gene encoding protein translocase subunit SecF, translating into MIDIVRWRYAFYLLSLLIIIPGTIYLLLFGLRLGIDFEGGTFWQIQFEKPVRIEDVRSALAQAGYNEAFVQSFGQQSNTAQGTVTRGVSMRLPEIKENSPEKAKLEQILKSRFGNYEELVFTSVGPAVGREIRNRSIVAIALASLGILGYIAFAFRKVSHPFRYGICAIIAMLHDVLVVVGIFAILGKHFGVEIDALFVTALLTVIGFSVHDTIVVFDRIRENQLRRYGESFEQIVNISLLQTLVRSVNTSMTVIFTLLALYFFGGTTIKHFVLALLIGIVSGTYSSIFNASLLLVSWENKDFLRIFRRTEPEAAAT; encoded by the coding sequence TTGATCGATATAGTTAGGTGGAGATACGCTTTCTATCTGCTTTCTCTTTTGATAATCATCCCAGGTACTATATATCTACTACTGTTCGGATTGAGACTGGGTATTGACTTTGAGGGAGGTACATTTTGGCAGATTCAGTTTGAAAAACCTGTCAGAATTGAGGATGTTAGATCTGCATTGGCTCAGGCAGGTTACAACGAAGCCTTCGTTCAAAGTTTTGGACAGCAATCCAATACTGCACAGGGCACTGTAACCAGGGGTGTGTCAATGCGCCTCCCCGAGATAAAAGAGAACTCTCCGGAAAAGGCCAAACTCGAGCAGATACTGAAATCTAGATTCGGGAACTACGAAGAGCTGGTGTTCACATCTGTAGGCCCAGCAGTTGGCAGGGAAATCAGGAACAGGTCCATAGTTGCGATTGCGCTAGCATCCCTGGGAATTTTAGGGTACATAGCGTTTGCATTTCGTAAAGTAAGTCATCCATTCAGATACGGAATCTGCGCTATCATCGCGATGCTACACGACGTGTTGGTCGTGGTAGGCATATTTGCCATTCTTGGTAAGCACTTCGGCGTGGAGATAGATGCTCTATTCGTGACCGCTTTGCTAACGGTAATAGGTTTCTCTGTACACGACACTATAGTTGTATTTGACAGAATTCGCGAAAATCAGCTTAGAAGATACGGTGAAAGCTTTGAGCAAATAGTCAATATAAGCCTTCTACAGACTTTAGTAAGATCCGTGAACACCTCTATGACGGTGATCTTCACCTTGCTAGCTCTCTACTTCTTTGGTGGCACAACGATCAAACACTTCGTGCTGGCACTTCTAATCGGCATCGTAAGTGGTACATACAGTTCTATATTCAATGCCAGCTTACTGCTCGTCTCCTGGGAAAACAAAGACTTCCTTCGAATCTTTAGAAGGACCGAGCCAGAAGCAGCAGCCACCTAA
- a CDS encoding sodium-translocating pyrophosphatase, with the protein MSNEVLWAILIFGAGILAVIFALSMARYVLSRDTGTPEMKAVADTIYEGAIAYLNRQYTTIASIAVITAIIIGAIIALVGSETMDLPGPQAAIMTAIAFLAGALASGVSGYIAMLVAVKSNVRTAAAARRSLGDALLVSLRGGAAGAFFIIALSIMGVAAIFYAYNGFNQPERAPFLIVGFGFGASFVALFAQLGGGIYTKAADVGADLVGKVEAGIPEDDPRNPAVIADLVGDNVGDCAGRGADLFESTAAENIGAMILGVSIFLATGRDNPGFIFLSLVLGAMGLIASMIGVLSVRPSANADPMGALNRGFAVTAVLSIIGLFIATLWVLDGNWWLFGCGLVGIITSILFLLMTQYYTSEKYRPVRTIAEASKTGPATNIISGIAIGFENTALPAIVISLAIGTAYFFGTRTGFSDNSFVNGVYGTAVATMGMLMTVAYVLAMDIFGPITDNAGGVVEMSNQPEEVRERTDALDAVGNTTKALTKGYAIGSAALAAFLLFSAYLSDARLEAVNLARVPVFIGGFLGGMLVFLFSSLAIRAVGRAAGDMIEEVRRQFRSEPGIMQGTVRPNYAKAVDISTRAALREMVLPGILAVGMPVVVGLILRAEAVAALLMVGTMTGILVALVLNNGGGAWDNAKKLIESGQLLDEEGKPIGKGTATHAAAVVGDTVGDPFKDTAGPSLHVLIKLLSTVTLVLAPLFIR; encoded by the coding sequence ATGAGCAACGAGGTATTATGGGCAATACTTATATTTGGTGCTGGAATACTGGCAGTTATCTTCGCCCTCTCAATGGCCAGGTATGTCCTCAGTCGAGACACTGGGACTCCAGAGATGAAGGCCGTGGCCGACACAATATATGAGGGGGCAATCGCTTATCTGAACCGTCAATACACTACGATAGCAAGCATAGCGGTTATCACAGCAATTATTATCGGAGCCATTATCGCCCTAGTAGGCAGCGAGACTATGGATCTTCCGGGACCTCAGGCGGCGATAATGACTGCGATAGCTTTCCTGGCTGGGGCCCTAGCCTCAGGAGTATCTGGATACATTGCTATGCTTGTAGCAGTCAAATCTAACGTGAGGACTGCCGCCGCAGCTAGAAGAAGCCTAGGAGATGCACTACTCGTTTCCCTAAGAGGTGGTGCTGCTGGAGCATTCTTCATAATCGCGCTCTCCATAATGGGCGTTGCGGCCATATTCTACGCTTACAACGGCTTCAATCAGCCTGAGAGAGCTCCTTTTCTCATAGTAGGCTTTGGCTTCGGAGCATCCTTTGTTGCTCTTTTCGCACAACTTGGAGGAGGTATTTATACCAAGGCTGCAGATGTAGGAGCTGACCTGGTAGGTAAGGTGGAAGCAGGAATACCTGAAGACGATCCCAGAAACCCCGCTGTTATAGCAGACCTTGTAGGTGATAACGTAGGTGACTGCGCTGGACGCGGAGCGGACCTGTTCGAATCCACTGCGGCTGAAAACATCGGAGCTATGATCCTTGGGGTATCCATATTTCTGGCAACGGGAAGGGATAACCCAGGCTTTATATTCCTCTCGCTTGTACTTGGTGCTATGGGGCTTATAGCCTCCATGATAGGAGTACTCTCTGTCAGACCAAGCGCTAACGCAGACCCAATGGGTGCCCTGAACAGAGGTTTTGCAGTAACAGCAGTCCTGTCTATAATCGGACTCTTCATCGCCACTCTTTGGGTACTAGACGGTAATTGGTGGCTATTTGGTTGTGGGCTGGTAGGTATCATAACATCGATACTTTTCCTGCTCATGACCCAGTACTATACCTCCGAGAAGTACAGACCAGTCAGGACCATAGCTGAGGCATCCAAGACAGGCCCAGCAACTAACATCATCTCTGGTATAGCTATCGGTTTTGAAAACACCGCTCTGCCAGCGATAGTCATCTCTTTGGCTATAGGTACAGCCTACTTCTTCGGCACCAGAACGGGCTTTAGCGACAACTCCTTCGTGAACGGAGTGTATGGAACTGCTGTAGCAACTATGGGAATGCTTATGACAGTGGCCTATGTGCTGGCCATGGACATCTTCGGTCCTATTACAGATAATGCTGGCGGCGTCGTAGAGATGAGCAACCAGCCAGAGGAAGTGAGAGAACGTACAGATGCACTCGATGCAGTAGGTAACACAACCAAGGCTCTTACCAAGGGTTATGCTATAGGTTCCGCTGCTTTGGCTGCTTTCCTCCTGTTCTCAGCCTATCTCTCCGACGCAAGACTAGAAGCTGTCAATCTAGCCCGCGTACCGGTATTCATAGGCGGCTTCCTTGGTGGTATGTTAGTGTTCCTGTTTAGCTCGCTGGCTATCAGGGCAGTGGGACGTGCAGCAGGAGATATGATTGAAGAGGTACGTCGCCAATTCAGAAGCGAACCAGGCATCATGCAAGGCACAGTACGTCCCAACTATGCAAAGGCTGTGGATATAAGCACTAGAGCTGCTCTTAGAGAGATGGTCCTACCTGGTATCCTGGCAGTAGGAATGCCCGTAGTGGTTGGACTGATACTAAGAGCTGAAGCTGTAGCAGCCCTTCTGATGGTCGGTACTATGACAGGCATATTGGTAGCCCTAGTACTCAACAACGGTGGTGGCGCATGGGACAATGCCAAGAAACTGATAGAATCCGGCCAGCTGCTAGATGAAGAAGGCAAGCCTATAGGAAAGGGAACAGCTACCCACGCAGCGGCAGTGGTGGGTGATACGGTAGGTGATCCTTTCAAGGATACAGCTGGACCGTCTCTGCATGTGCTGATCAAACTGCTATCTACCGTAACTCTGGTACTTGCTCCTCTGTTCATCAGATAA